A segment of the Silvanigrella paludirubra genome:
GTTCTTGGGTTCTCGCAATTATTTGAGCGAGATGATTTGTTCTAATAAGAAGTGAATTTACAAATTCTTTGAATTTTTTTGGATTAGTTTCTATTTCATCAGGTTCAAAATTAATTTCATTCCAAATTATTTGAACAGTTTTATAAGGAACAACTTCAAGTTCTTCTTTTGGTAATTCAAAATCTCCTAATATAATTAACATTAGTGATTTATTCCAATTCATGGACGTAATTCGAGCAATAGGAAAAATTTGCGGAGTAATTTCATACTCAGAAAGTAAATTTGTAAAATTAAGTATGTTATTTGTTTTAATTGGCTGACTTGCAACAACAGACAGATCGACAATATCTTTAACACTTTGGTACAAAAAAGAAGCTGCAATACTAGCAATAATACCACCAACATTATCCATAAAAACCAAACGATATTTTCTTTTTTGAATTTTTCGACGAACCATTCCATTTTCAGCTAAATCAATTTGTTCTGCCCAATTACAACAAAGATCAGCAATTTTTTCTATTTTAGCACTCATACTTATAATTCTTAATGCTTTATCTATGTTACCTTTACTTTCTTTTTTTAAAATTTTTTTTGCTATGTGGTAAAGCTCTCTCTGTTTAAAGTCAACTTTATCATCTAACAAGTGAATTTCTTGAATTAACGATAAATCCCCCTCGAACATAGCTGTATAAGATCTTTCAAAGAGATCTTTTG
Coding sequences within it:
- a CDS encoding phosphate signaling complex PhoU family protein, producing the protein MSRISSLEVQLSNVKSLLRTMCDAVNTGLVTLIQHFEHPNPNRLIKIVVLDSEIDNLERAIDTSILQILATQQPLGYELRLAYACAKIAHHIERIGDAVESLARQLVNGDIPDQKEIFLEMLNDSKDLFERSYTAMFEGDLSLIQEIHLLDDKVDFKQRELYHIAKKILKKESKGNIDKALRIISMSAKIEKIADLCCNWAEQIDLAENGMVRRKIQKRKYRLVFMDNVGGIIASIAASFLYQSVKDIVDLSVVASQPIKTNNILNFTNLLSEYEITPQIFPIARITSMNWNKSLMLIILGDFELPKEELEVVPYKTVQIIWNEINFEPDEIETNPKKFKEFVNSLLIRTNHLAQIIARTQEQNE